A DNA window from Nerophis lumbriciformis linkage group LG03, RoL_Nlum_v2.1, whole genome shotgun sequence contains the following coding sequences:
- the dhrs1 gene encoding dehydrogenase/reductase SDR family member 1 isoform X2, producing MSLSGWVCLITGASRGIGKGIALQLCEAGATVYITGRQEKTLKETAAQVSERGGKCVPVICDSTSGEDIEKLFGRIRGEQNNRLDLLVNNAYAGVQAIFDNEGKKFWETEPSLWDTINNTGLRGHYFFAVHAARMMVAQGRGLIVTISSMGGLRYLFNVPYGVGKAACDRMAIDMGIELRSRGVASVSLWPGPVNTELISQFMEDGAQQNVESKTDLFANGETTEFSGLCIVNLAKDKNLMSLTGKILMTCDLARRYGIQDVDGRSITDFTSLKFLLTQVPYISWLSSLVPSFIRMPRFLLPLASNHF from the exons ATGTCTCTGTCCGGCTGGGTGTGTCTGATCACAGGCGCCTCCAGAGGGATCGGCAAGGGAATAGCCCTGCAGCTTTGCGAGGCGGGAGCAACCGTCTACATCACCGGACGCCAGGAGAAGACCCTTAAAGAAACAGCAGCACAG GTTAGCGAGAGGGGGGGAAAGTGTGTGCCAGTCATCTGTGATTCCACCAGTGGTGAAGACATCGAGAAACTGTTCGGACGCATTCGAGGAGAGCAGAATAATAGACTGGACCTCCTGGTGAACAATGCTTACGCTGGAGTACAG GCGATATTTGACAACGAAGGAAAGAAATTCTGGGAGACGGAGCCATCTTTATGGGATACCATCAACAACACAGGCCTGAG GGGGCACTATTTCTTTGCCGTGCACGCAGCCCGCATGATGGTGGCTCAAGGCCGGGGTTTGATCGTCACCATTTCGTCAATGGGAGGGCTGCGGTATCTCTTCAACGTGCCGTACGGCGTCGGGAAAGCGGCA TGTGATCGCATGGCAATAGACATGGGTATTGAGCTGCGAAGTAGAGGAGTGGCCTCTGTCAGTCTGTGGCCGGGACCGGTGAATACGGAGCTGATATCTCAGTTCATGGAGGATGGTGCACAACAGAATGTAGAATCCAAG ACTGACTTGTTTGCCAATGGAGAGACCACGGAATTCAGCGGCCTGTGTATTGTCAACCTTGCTAAAG ataaaaacctGATGTCGCTGACTGGGAAAATTCTAATGACCTGTGACCTGGCCAGGCGCTATGGGATCCAAGATGTCGACG ggcgCAGCATCACTGACTTCACCTCCCTAAAGTTCCTGTTGACACAAGTCCCATATATCTCCTGGCTCTCATCTTTGGTCCCTTCATTCATAAGAATGCCACGCTTTTTGCTCCCCTTGGCCAGCAACCACTTTTAA
- the dhrs1 gene encoding dehydrogenase/reductase SDR family member 1 isoform X1 — protein sequence MSLSGWVCLITGASRGIGKGIALQLCEAGATVYITGRQEKTLKETAAQVSERGGKCVPVICDSTSGEDIEKLFGRIRGEQNNRLDLLVNNAYAGVQAIFDNEGKKFWETEPSLWDTINNTGLRGHYFFAVHAARMMVAQGRGLIVTISSMGGLRYLFNVPYGVGKAACDRMAIDMGIELRSRGVASVSLWPGPVNTELISQFMEDGAQQNVESKYTDLFANGETTEFSGLCIVNLAKDKNLMSLTGKILMTCDLARRYGIQDVDGRSITDFTSLKFLLTQVPYISWLSSLVPSFIRMPRFLLPLASNHF from the exons ATGTCTCTGTCCGGCTGGGTGTGTCTGATCACAGGCGCCTCCAGAGGGATCGGCAAGGGAATAGCCCTGCAGCTTTGCGAGGCGGGAGCAACCGTCTACATCACCGGACGCCAGGAGAAGACCCTTAAAGAAACAGCAGCACAG GTTAGCGAGAGGGGGGGAAAGTGTGTGCCAGTCATCTGTGATTCCACCAGTGGTGAAGACATCGAGAAACTGTTCGGACGCATTCGAGGAGAGCAGAATAATAGACTGGACCTCCTGGTGAACAATGCTTACGCTGGAGTACAG GCGATATTTGACAACGAAGGAAAGAAATTCTGGGAGACGGAGCCATCTTTATGGGATACCATCAACAACACAGGCCTGAG GGGGCACTATTTCTTTGCCGTGCACGCAGCCCGCATGATGGTGGCTCAAGGCCGGGGTTTGATCGTCACCATTTCGTCAATGGGAGGGCTGCGGTATCTCTTCAACGTGCCGTACGGCGTCGGGAAAGCGGCA TGTGATCGCATGGCAATAGACATGGGTATTGAGCTGCGAAGTAGAGGAGTGGCCTCTGTCAGTCTGTGGCCGGGACCGGTGAATACGGAGCTGATATCTCAGTTCATGGAGGATGGTGCACAACAGAATGTAGAATCCAAG TATACTGACTTGTTTGCCAATGGAGAGACCACGGAATTCAGCGGCCTGTGTATTGTCAACCTTGCTAAAG ataaaaacctGATGTCGCTGACTGGGAAAATTCTAATGACCTGTGACCTGGCCAGGCGCTATGGGATCCAAGATGTCGACG ggcgCAGCATCACTGACTTCACCTCCCTAAAGTTCCTGTTGACACAAGTCCCATATATCTCCTGGCTCTCATCTTTGGTCCCTTCATTCATAAGAATGCCACGCTTTTTGCTCCCCTTGGCCAGCAACCACTTTTAA
- the LOC133575755 gene encoding uncharacterized protein has product MEAFPSRDHANNFKDLDLGADDLPMQRSLVLNWDLMSDTFVFKVSDEEKPFTHRGILSTVNGIYDPLGFIAPVTIQGKAILRELTRDHGDWDSPLPPDMKQTWVTWRSSLEDLGSLQVPRTYAEPSLAGMLRRDLCVFCDASTKAIAAVAYLRLTDTEGTIHVGFAMGKAKLAPLNEHTVPRLELCAAVLAVELAELISSEIDTQLDETIFYSDSKVVLGYIKNETRRFYVYVSNRVLRIRRSYRPEQWQHVPTELNPADIATRSVIAAHLSDTSWLCGPLFLKEPLKNQSEEDNFELVDPSSDPDIRPLVSTMSTTMSSRLLGSQRFSKFSSWKSLTHAVGHLIHIARHFQKNSATKDNVCKDSHLCHAVISTNELLQSEQIIICTVQREIYADEYSCLQKEESLSKDSPLKALDPFIDNDGLLRVGGRIKEAQLQQQEKNPIIIPGSHHVAVLLIRHHHEKTQHQGRLFTEGAIRSAGFWIVGGKRRVSSVIHACVICRKLRGPHQTQKMADLPEDRLSTEPPFTNVGLDVFGPWAVSSRRTRGGFAQSKRWAVLFTCMSVRAVHIEVIESLDTSSFINALRRFLAVRGPVKLIRSDRGTNFVSACKELKISSNIINASVEKYLLDQGCEWKFNAPHASHMGGSWERMIGVARRILDSMFLQLGASRLTHEALTTLMAEVAAIINARPLIPVSTDPDDPLILTPATLLTQKVSIPSAPVGDWIKDLRKSQWRQVQHLAQTFWSRWKKQYLASLQPRRKWTASTPDLQLGSIVLLKDNQLARNEWPLGLITQVFPSKDGKVRQVEIKVYRKDGTKLFLHPISETVLLLAPD; this is encoded by the coding sequence ATGGAGGCATTCCCATCCCGTGATCATGCCAACAACTTCAAAGATTTGGATCTTGGCGCTGATGATCTTCCCATGCAACGCAGTCTGGTCCTCAACTGGGATTTGATGTCCGACACCTTCGTCTTCAAGGTGAGCGATGAAGAGAAACCCTTCACCCACCGAGGCATCCTGTCTACTGTTAATGGCATTTACGATCCTCTTGGATTTATCGCCCCAGTCACTATTCAAGGCAAAGCCATCTTACGAGAGCTTACAAGAGACCACGGCGACTGGGACTCTCCCCTTCCACCAGACATGAAACAGACATGGGTCACATGGCGATCGTCTCTAGAAGATCTGGGAAGTCTCCAGGTACCTCGGACATATGCAGAACCCTCTCTGGCAGGAATGTTGCGACGAGATCTATGTGTCTTTTGTGACGCCTCTACTAAGGCAATCGCTGCAGTAGCCTATCTCAGGCTAACAGATACAGAGGGTACCATCCATGTAGGGTTTGCTATGGGAAAGGCTAAGTTGGCCCCCCTTAATGAACATACGGTGCCGAGGCTTGAGCTTTGCGCAGCTGTCCTTGCTGTAGAACTGGCAGAGCTCATCTCCTCAGAGATCGACACACAACTGGATGAGACTATCTTTTACAGCGACAGTAAGGTAGTACTCGGTTACATCAAGAATGAGACCAGACGCTTCTACGTGTACGTCAGCAACCGAGTATTAAGGATAAGAAGGTCTTATCGCCCTGAACAGTGGCAACATGTGCCAACAGAACTCAACCCGGCAGATATCGCTACAAGGTCCGTTATAGCTGCACATCTCTCAGATACCAGCTGGCTGTGTGGACCCCTATTTCTGAAAGAGCCCTTGAAAAACCAGTCTGAAGAAGACAACTTTGAGCTAGTTGACCCTTCATCAGATCCAGACATTCGTCCGCTAGTGTCAACAATGAGCACAACCATGTCAAGCAGACTACTTGGATCTCAACGCTTCTCCAAGTTTTCAAGTTGGAAATCGTTGACCCATGCAGTCGGTCACCTTATCCATATTGCTCGCCACTTCCAGAAGAACTCTGCAACCAAAGACAATGTTTGCAAAGACTCCCATCTCTGTCACGCGGTGATCTCTACAAACGAACTCTTACAGTCTGAGCAAATCATCATCTGCACTGTTCAACGGGAGATCTACGCTGATGAGTACAGCTGTCTGCAGAAGGAGGAAAGTCTTTCTAAAGACAGCCCCCTCAAAGCCCTCGATCCCTTCATTGATAATGATGGCCTTCTGAGAGTTGGAGGTCGTATCAAAGAAGCTCAACTTCAGCAACAGGAGAAAAACCCCATCATTATTCCCGGCAGTCATCATGTAGCAGTACTCTTGATCCGACACCATCATGAGAAAACTCAACATCAAGGGCGACTGTTCACCGAGGGTGCCATACGCAGTGCCGGATTCTGGATAGTTGGTGGAAAAAGACGGGTGAGCAGTGTGATTCATGCATGCGTCATATGTCGTAAACTACGAGGCCCCCATCAGACACAGAAGATGGCCGACCTTCCGGAAGATCGCCTCTCTACTGAACCTCCATTCACAAATGTTGGCTTGGATGTGTTCGGACCGTGGGCTGTGTCTTCACGACGTACAAGAGGTGGCTTCGCTCAGAGTAAACGGTGGGCAGTGTTATTTACCTGCATGAGTGTTCGAGCTGTCCACATTGAGGTAATAGAATCTCTCGACACGTCAAGCTTCATCAACGCTCTTCGGCGTTTCCTTGCTGTTAGGGGCCCTGTGAAGCTTATTCGTTCAGACCGAGGAACTAACTTTGTCAGCGCGTGTAAAGAGCTGAAGATCTCCTCAAACATCATTAATGCTTCGGTCGAGAAGTATCTCTTGGATCAAGGATGTGAATGGAAGTTCAACGCTCCTCACGCCTCTCATATGGGTGGTTCATGGGAGAGGATGATTGGAGTAGCACGAAGGATTCTGGACTCCATGTTCCTCCAGCTGGGAGCTTCACGACTCACTCACGAAGCACTCACTACACTGATGGCAGAGGTTGCTGCAATCATTAATGCCAGACCTCTGATCCCAGTGTCGACTGACCCGGACGACCCCCTCATCCTTACTCCAGCGACCCTCCTCACCCAAAAGGTGAGTATTCCTTCTGCCCCAGTCGGTGATTGGATCAAAGACCTTCGCAAGTCCCAGTGGCGTCAAGTCCAACATCTTGCCCAAACTTTCTGGAGTAGATGGAAGAAACAATACCTTGCATCACTTCAACCACGGAGAAAGTGGACGGCCTCCACCCCAGACCTTCAGCTTGGGAGTATTGTCCTTCTCAAAGACAACCAGCTTGCAAGAAACGAGTGGCCTCTGGGCTTGATTACTCAAGTCTTTCCAAGCAAAGACGGTAAGGTGCGGCAAGTGGAGATCAAGGTCTACAGGAAAGATGGGACTAAACTCTTCCTGCATCCCATTTCAGAGACAGTCCTCCTCCTTGCTCCTGATTAG